The Halomonas qaidamensis genome includes the window ATGGCTGAGCGCGCCTCGAGGGGCGCGCTATTATTAGAAGAGATCGACATAGGTGTCTCCGCGGTTACCAGTTGCGACGCTTCAGGCGTAGTAGCTCGCCTTCAAGGTCAGCGACGGCGTCAGCGCCCGTTTTAGTGCCTGAAAGCACATCGTGTGAGGTGCTGAAGAAGGCATTACTCACACGGCCATAGGCATCACCGGTAGGTGCTGACGGACGGGCGACTGCATTGGTGAAAGTGTCGTAAAGGGTTCCGAAGAAGGGAACTGCTTCCAAAACCTCTTCATCTTGATAAAGCGAATCGATGGTGGGGTTGTAGGAAGATTGGATGGCGCGACGCTTTTGCTCTTCTTCACCGGCCAAGAAAGCGACCAGGTCAGCGGCGAGCTCGGGATGTTCGCTATAACGGGATACCGCTAAGTTCCAACCGCCTAAACCAGCTGCACTTTGGCCGTCTTCCCCACCTGCGGGCAATTGGGTGACACCAACGTTGCCCCGCACATCGCTATCCTCACTTTGAGCCAGTGACCATGCGTATGGCCAGTTACGCATAAACACGGCATTACCACCCTGGAAGACTCCACGGGCTTCTTCTTCGGTATAATTCAATACGCCTTCAGGAGAAATGTCACCAATCCAAGAGGCAGCTAAATCTAGCGCTTCAGCAGCTTTCTCGTTATTGATGGTGACTTCGCCATCATGATCTACCACGGTACCGCCACCGAAGCTTGATACCCACTCCAGAGCATTGACGGTAAGTCCTTCATAAGCACGCCCCTGGAAGACAAAGCCCTGCATACGATCATTGCCTTCAGCACGCTCCGCATCTTTGATATCACGTGCGATGTCGGTCAGTTCCTGCCACGTAGTAGGCACGTCATGGCCATGTTTTTCTAGCAAGTCTTCGCGGTAATATAGAACGCCCGCATCGGTAAACCAGGGCATCGCAACTAGGCGGCCATCGATAGTATTATTGGTGACAATGGTATCGAAGTGGCCCGCTGCGGCATCTTCACCGAGCACCTCACGTAAATCGAGAAGGTGATTAGCGAGTAGGCCTGGCCAAACGACATCGATCTGCATGACATCAATGTCGCTAGAGTTGGCGGATAAAATTTGCTGATAGAGTGATAAACGTTCAGTAGACGAGTTGGGCGTTGAAACCACATCGACACTGTGACCGGTCTTCTCTTCCCAGGCTTTTACGCCTTCTTGGCAAAGGGTAAGCTCCGCACCAACAGCGCCACAAGAAATGGTTAACTCAGCCGCTTGGGCAGAACCAGTGACGCTAGCGATACTAGCCAAAGCAATAGCAGAAGTGAGTAGTGTCTTTTTCATAGGGCATTCCTCGACATTTGTTGTTGTGGGTAATGGGTGTTCAAAGCGCTTGCAGCACCTACTTAAACGATTAAGTATGGTGCTAGTTAGCCGCCTCCTCGTAACAAGTTCAATAGCGACTTTTGTCTAATGCCCCTTCATTGGTTTTAGCTAATCTCTGAATTGTTTTAGACATTGGTCGATAATTAGAAGTTTATTGTTGGTTTACTAGCTCTTAATCGATTAAGTTTTGTGTTCCGCCATTTGGTGGAGCGAAACGTAGTTGCTTTGCAACATAATCTTCTCTATCTGGCTAGGCAATTAAGCGTTCAACGCCCAAAAGGCGTCCAGTACACAAAGACGATTAGTGCCACCACGAGTGTTCAGCGCCGCTAAGCAGAAATGGACGCTACCAGAGCAGTAAGGCGTCAGTGAGTGCCTTGGGTCTATCGGTAGGGTTTAAACAGCATTGCAAGTTTGCGTTTTTAAGAAATCTTAAAAATAAAAGAGTTAAAGCCAGTTGCTAACACACTGGATGTAAAAACACAGGGTTTAAAACAATGCATAAAATGACATTCAAGACGCCTCTCGCCATTGCCATCGCCGCTGCCAGTTTTGGCTTGTATGGCACTGCTAGCGCTAACACCACACTAGAGGAAAGGTTTGCGCAGTTAGAAGCACGAATTGCAGCTGCCGAGCAGCGTGCCAATGCTGCGGAACGCCGCGCTGAGTTAGCTGAGCAGGGACAAACTACACCATCGTCGAGTGCGCCTGCCGCCGCCACCGATATTGAAGAACGCCTTGCCCGTGTAGAGCGCCAATCCAATGGCGAAGAAGGGTTCTCTTTTAATGTTTATGCGCGCTCTGGCTTGCTAATTGGCGAAGACGGCAAAAGCGCACCAGGTGGCCCTTATCTAACACCCGCGGGTGGAAATGGCGGCGCTGTTGGCCGTTTGGGCAATGAGCCGGATACTTATTCTGAAGCCATTCTTAACTACCGCATGCAGTTTGATAACGGTGCAAAAGCCCGTTACACCACTATGTTGGCTGCCGGTACTAATTCCAGCAATGACTGGGTAGGCGATGATACTAACCTAAACGTTCGTCAGGTATATGCCGAATTTAGTGATCTGCCAAGCTTTACCGGCGCGTTTGAAAACGCTTCTATTTGGGCCGGTAAGCGCTTTGACCGTGATAACTTTGATATCCATTGGCTCGACAGCGATGTCGTCTTCCTCGCGGGTACCGGTGGCGGTATTTACGACATGCAGCTAGCCGATAACTGGAAGAGTAACTTTTCAGTTTATGGTCGCAGCTTCAGCGACTATCCGGTCGTCAACCGTGAAAATCCCGGTTTAGATGGCGAAAATAGCGATACGGATAACCTTGTAGTGACCTCCAATAATTACTTCGGTAACTGGCAGGTCATGGTCAACGGCATGTCTGCTGCTGATAACGATGAGCGTGATATCGGTGTGGGCCAAAATGCGGCTGACTCGGGCTGGCATACCATGGTGGCTTACCACGGCGACAGCTTCTTCGGCATGGGCGAGGGTAACTTTAAGGCCGCTGTACTGCACGGCCAAGGCTTAGGGGCCGAAGTTAAAGGGTTGGGCAGCAACGGCGACCTGACGGATGATGCTACCGCAACGCGGCTGGCGCTATACGGAACGACCTACATTGCACCGAAGTGGCGTATTGCACCGTCTATACTGGCTGAAACCAGTGAAGATCGTTTCGCCAATGGCGACAGCTATGACTGGGCCACGCTAAACGTGCGCTTGGCGAATGAAATTAACCAGAATTTCGAAATGCAGTACGAAGCTAGCTATCAGTGGATGGATTTAGATCCACAGGGTTACAGTGACCGTAACGCGGTTGATGGTGACTATATGAAGTTCACTATCGCACCGACTTTCAAGCCGGAAGTAGGTGGTTTCTGGAAGCGTCCTGAGATCCGTCTATTCACGACTTACAGCGATTGGGACGATAGCCTTAATAGCTACGGTGCAAGTTCTCTAGGTAGCGATGGATTTACTGGCGGTGAATTCACCTTTGGCGTACAAACCGAGGTATGGTTCTAAGCAGAGTTTCTGAGCAAAGATTCTAAGCGTAAGCCGCTGCTCGCTAGCGAAAACTGTTTCTCCAATGCTGATTGCCCGCGACGTGTCGCGGGCTTTTTGTTATGTAAATCACTGATATCGGGAGGCGCTGATGTCGTTACTTAAAGAAAAGCTAAAGGCACCGCCGTTGCCGATTAGTGTGGTGGCCCGGCCTCGGCTTAATGATTATTTCACTTTAAATGATCGAGTGCGGCTGCTGCTGATTCAGGCACCTTCCGGATACGGCAAAACGGCACTATTGGCCGAGCGGTTGCCTGCGCTGGAGCAGGAGGCCGCCTGGCTTCGATTGGATCAGCGTGATAACCAACCAGCACGTTTTCTAACCTACTGGCGGGCAGCGTTGCACAAACTGCTCGATGACACCTATGTGCTTTCGCCCATGGCTGACAATACTGACTGCATTGAGCAGCTTGAGCGTTGGCTGGGCGAGTTACCCGAGCAGCGTTCCCCGTGTCGTTTCGTTGTAGATGAGTTTGAAC containing:
- a CDS encoding ABC transporter substrate-binding protein, whose protein sequence is MKKTLLTSAIALASIASVTGSAQAAELTISCGAVGAELTLCQEGVKAWEEKTGHSVDVVSTPNSSTERLSLYQQILSANSSDIDVMQIDVVWPGLLANHLLDLREVLGEDAAAGHFDTIVTNNTIDGRLVAMPWFTDAGVLYYREDLLEKHGHDVPTTWQELTDIARDIKDAERAEGNDRMQGFVFQGRAYEGLTVNALEWVSSFGGGTVVDHDGEVTINNEKAAEALDLAASWIGDISPEGVLNYTEEEARGVFQGGNAVFMRNWPYAWSLAQSEDSDVRGNVGVTQLPAGGEDGQSAAGLGGWNLAVSRYSEHPELAADLVAFLAGEEEQKRRAIQSSYNPTIDSLYQDEEVLEAVPFFGTLYDTFTNAVARPSAPTGDAYGRVSNAFFSTSHDVLSGTKTGADAVADLEGELLRLKRRNW
- a CDS encoding carbohydrate porin, whose protein sequence is MHKMTFKTPLAIAIAAASFGLYGTASANTTLEERFAQLEARIAAAEQRANAAERRAELAEQGQTTPSSSAPAAATDIEERLARVERQSNGEEGFSFNVYARSGLLIGEDGKSAPGGPYLTPAGGNGGAVGRLGNEPDTYSEAILNYRMQFDNGAKARYTTMLAAGTNSSNDWVGDDTNLNVRQVYAEFSDLPSFTGAFENASIWAGKRFDRDNFDIHWLDSDVVFLAGTGGGIYDMQLADNWKSNFSVYGRSFSDYPVVNRENPGLDGENSDTDNLVVTSNNYFGNWQVMVNGMSAADNDERDIGVGQNAADSGWHTMVAYHGDSFFGMGEGNFKAAVLHGQGLGAEVKGLGSNGDLTDDATATRLALYGTTYIAPKWRIAPSILAETSEDRFANGDSYDWATLNVRLANEINQNFEMQYEASYQWMDLDPQGYSDRNAVDGDYMKFTIAPTFKPEVGGFWKRPEIRLFTTYSDWDDSLNSYGASSLGSDGFTGGEFTFGVQTEVWF